Genomic window (Daucus carota subsp. sativus chromosome 5, DH1 v3.0, whole genome shotgun sequence):
agtttacaaTACTACTAaggccgaaacattaaaagtttgatcgGTTAGTACTTGGCCAAGTTATGGGCCcacttatataatcaattatctttttaactaaatctattatcttttttttatatgttctaactaaaaaaactcaattttctaaaaataatattggacaacatagcaactactcttttaaactaaaacacattatctttttcagaatTCTAACTTAAAAtcgattttccaaaaataacacagtcaacattcatataaaaaaatattatatatctatattattattatactatcaaagccgaaacattgaaagtttggtcagtcggtacttgggccaaaatacgggcctatctatataccaattatttttttaaattaaaatatgtcatctttttttatattttctaactagaaaaactccattatttaaaataacatcgagaaacatagtaattacctttttaactaaaacacattatcttttttatattttctaactaaaaacggatcttctacaattaacacgagctacatatataaaaatataatattattatacataattattaataaataacctgtgatattttttaaccaaaatatattatttttaaatacactaatgactcactttaaaagtaatattataaatatataatatactattagACTGTTAAATCcgaaacatgaaaagttcaCTTAGTCGGTAGGTCAGTCGAGTTCGATGAGCTGGTTGGTATTCGACCACgaacctccttaatttataacatgttataatatattttttattatctattaactTAATATGTTCCATACTACATGTGATGGTAGGTTAGTATGATGAGTCGGTATTCGGTTTTACGCgtcttttttaacttaatatgttcTATACTctataattaattatcaataacgaaatattaaaatattgattggttgatttatatctgattttatagatctccttaaattataacatgaaaaaaaacgTTTTTTAACAttccattaaaatatatatgttcgacctaatttttaattagtcatttgacgaaattaactattaagaatttatcatctgttaaataaaaaatttatttaatcatattattctatcataattttattctcacaataatattagtttaagttaaaatatataggataaaataacaaatattataaccgcccgtgcattgcatgggttataagctagtaattatataattaccaaacttatatatacatactagTTCACTACATTACGGTCGTTTAAATTGCcctttgttttaaatatttttataacataaagatacaatttttttttattttacatgcatATGAAAGTATTCTTCATGATCacctaaaacaaaataaatcagAAGTGCAAGGTACTGCACATATCCTCAATAGGATGCATTTGCGTTGATGAGGTTTTTCGAATGGGTCTTTATAAACGGGTTATTGTtggagcatctccagcagagttCTAACATttttcctaaatatataataaaatattattttttaagagattactacattttattgaatcggaactccaacaacattcctTATTTCtattctctattattattataatattatattcaacttgtaagtaggagagagaaaggagggaaaaagggagaaaaggagagaagtgaatatattattcttcaaaatagtatgaggaatggttccacaatccttaaaaatgaggaatgaagtgGGCATACTAACTTTTTAAGGGATGActaggactctgctggagttATGTTTTATGTCATATTCCTTATATTAATAACTTAGGACACCatatagggaagctgctggagatgctcttatagtcAGTTATCTTAAAAGTGGAATTCATTTTTTGCTTTTTTTCTTTGCATTCACTCACATCTCTTACATTTCATCGATTTTGTTCGGATTCTCCCTTCTCTTCCAAAAAACGGAAGAAAAACGATCTTAGGTGGATCATTCTTGTTTCATTTTAATCCCCTTCGTTTTGAAAGTTATTTCTATTCTTATACatgattacttttttttttatatttttttaataattttgaaaataagatataatatatcattatcATTTAAcatctatttttttataattaatattaagaaattaaacattgatatgaatttttttcACCACTACGTAATATATccaatgttgtgtttggttggggaaaATGGGACTGAAATGAAAAGACGAAAAAACAAATGATTATAGTAAATGTAAGAAGAAAGTTCTGACAAAAAATTGAGTGaatgcaaaattgttatgataaGATTCGGGAAGAAAATGAGTATGAGAAGGAATGAAGTATTTCTTCTCAAATTGGGGTGTCGTCTCAGTACAGGGGTAAGGAATGAAATGGTGGAAGTAATGAAATTCATAAACATTAGTCCGCAACATAATGtaaatttcattcattcttttcatattaattcaccccaaccaaacacgacgatgtaaataatttaaaatgcgAGCAACACAACAAAATACAAACCATATATATGTTTGATTATTGTACAATTTAATATTAAtccatattatgatttttgtcaTAATTAATCGGAAATAATCTACCGGAATAATTTGAAGGTAATTTCTTGACGAATGAATTGTGTTAGAGTAAAAGCTTGTACATTATAcacatactatattattaaaattgaaacacTAAAATTTTGGTCAGTTGGTACTTCAACCAAATTATAAGTTTACTTATataataaactatcatttttaacttaaattattatcttttctacatttctaactaaaaaaactcatttttctaaaaataatattggacaacataACAAATACCATTTTCAACTAAACCATATTATCTTTCTCAGACTTCTAAATAAAACcgattttctaaaataacacatacaacatatatataaaaaagataatattattatatataattatatatgattattataataaaaccgATGATATATTTGAACtgaatatatcaatttttttaattagtccATGTTATCACTTTAAAAGCAATATCATAGATGTATACTATCtatttattctatattatattattatttttatgtcatTAAAACTGAATATTGTTAAATTTATTAGTCGGTCGAGTTTTATCGGCAGTCGGTATTATTCTAGGATCTCTTTAATATATAACGTGtctaacaaatatatttattatcaattaaattaaaatatttaaaaattcagtTAAATCaatttgtatttcaattaaaaatttaaaatataaatcataaaattataaattttataaatgtgcTTACATGAGTGTATGTAAAAGTCAGAGATcccattttttttatacatattttcttttaaaaaaacatatcatgataattttttttttcaaacatatTCAAGTAGGTGAAAAATAAAATGGACTCAAATTGGAAATCCAATTTCCCAACCGGGGAAGGCGAGTATATAGTAGAAGAGGACGGCGGAGTTTGAACACATCAATTACAATTCTGCGGCGATTAACTCGGAATAGGGATGGGGTGGATCGGAGAGCAAGTCGATTCAATCAAATCAATTCAGTTCAGGCAGCTTCTCACTCAAGCCATTACTCTCGGTTCGTCTTCTTCACtctatatttataatatgttcTCTATGTATGTTTATTTACCTCTTATTGCTTTTTAAACATCGATAAAAGGATCATTTGGTTACATTTTGGGCTACTAATTCTAAacctaattttctttttaaatttatatgatgtCAATTACTCAATTGCAATGTAAGTTTGTTACGCTTGTTAGTTAGACTGGGAAAATATTTGTTTTCCGAGAACGTAAGAAGctgtgaatggaatggaggaataATTGAATTATGAACAGGTTTTGACAAAATATTAGAAATGAAAAATGCCGTTCCATTTTCACTGAATTCGGTCCCTACAACTGAATTCGGCATTATATGCACTTTGTTTGATGTTTTGTACTTACGTATGTGGTGGAAGGGGAATGGCTGATCATCTATCTATTCTCAGGCATGATTGTCACGTCGGCTTTAATCATATGGAAAGGATTGATGTGTGTAACTGGCAGCGAGTCTCCTGTTGTTGTGGTGCTCTCTGGAAGCATGGAACCTGGCTTTAAAAGAGTGAGTTGAgaatatttttgatttcaaGAGTTTGTTACATACTGATTTCCCCAGGTTCGCTGGGTATTTACTCACTGTATGGTAAGAGGACGTTGGTTTTAAGCAGGTTGTAGTAATTTACGTGGAGTATGTGGCTTAATGTTGACCGAATTATATAGAGTGGTCGTAGTTGTGATTGAATTATCATTTCTTTGTTTCAGTTCTCTTGTCTGGTGAGATCTGGATATCCATTATAGACACCTATATAGAAATTTGAATGTTTTTTGTAATCTCTATTTTTGTATGGACCATTCTTCtcttatatattacattttacaCATAGCTTCCTTGTGACAGTCTTCAAATATATAGGAAATCATGTTCTTTCTCATCAGATTATTCAGTTTTCGAATTTAATTTATACGGATCTTCAATGTGTGTAGTGTCTACCATCATTTCTTAAGCTTGTACATAGATAACTCTATACTTGCCTCGCAGGGTGATATTTTATTCTTGCATATGAGCAAGGATCCTATTCGCACTGGAGAAATTGTGGTGTTCAATATTGATGTAGGTTCTCCCCTCTTGCTTATCTCTCAAGTGTATAATTCATTTGCTAGAAACATATCAACTGTTTGTTATATTGTCATAATTGTTGAAGACTTATTAataagattttgtttagctttGGTTGATTTTTCCTTGATCTTTCTGCCAGtcctgttttttttattaattcctTTTTGCGTTATATATATGCCCTTTGTGCAGGGTCGTGAGATTCCTATCGTTCATCGAGTTATTAAGGTGAGTCATTTGAATACCTTATTCTGTATTGAACTTTATGCTCGTCTCACTTTACCTGTCACGGTGTCACCCGATAACTGAGTTTCAAGAGGTTTCTAATATAAATTACTAAACCTCTAGGTATTGAAACAGATTACGTAGTACATGTGCTGGATAAAAATTTCTTTCTATGCGCTGAAATCATTGTGCGTTATGTTGTAAAGTTGTAGTGGGATTGTAGGATAAAGGTGGATGGGGGAGGGGACGGTGacgattttcttttttgtctcAAATGGTTTAGAATAGAGCTGAATAGCAAATTAATGATGACTGGGACTTGGGAGATATCTCTGTTAAGAAAGTAAACACGGTGTATTATTTACATCCAGATTACTATACTAACTCCTTTGCGAAGTATTTATtccctataaatatatgttCTACACACGGCCAGGTGTCATCATTCTTAATGCGGATAGTATACTGTACTGTTTTTAAGACCGCATTGACTTTTCGAACACATGTCTCTGCCTTTAATTGTGGGCTCTACCAATACTATACTATTATTGTGTAGGTTCATGAACGGCCAGATACCGGAGAAGTTGATATCCTAACAAAAGGTACCAAATCTTTTAGTTATTATTGAAGAACTACTTTAATGTGGACTTTTCATTGTTACACAATTTGTTATTGAACATTGAAGTATTCTTTATTCGTTTACCTCCCATCTCGCTTTCTTGTGTTGTCTATCAGGTGACAATAATCCTGGGGATGACAGACTCTTGTATGCTCGGGGTCAGCAGTGGCTGCAACGACAACATATCATGGGAAGAGCTGTTGGGtaaattctttaattttttaattagtcaTCGATTCtagaacttgatcatgtttCAAACAATATAAGATGATTATTTTCTTGCACTCAAGCTCTTCTTCAAGTATTTTACTGGACAATCATCGTTGTCTGGCAGTAGCATATAAACATCGTGGTTGGTGATTAAAAAAGAATGTGTCTTTGTCAATCTGATTATCATTTGATTTCTCCTGGCACTTCATGATGCAGGTTCCTGCCTTATGTCGGCTGGGTAACAATTATAATGACTGAGAAGCCTATAGTTAAGGTTTGACTCTTCAAGTTTTGTGACACATTGTTTTCAGTTCGTTGAACTAAAAAAGAGTTACATGTAGTTGCGCGAACTGCTGATTTTTACACCTTTCACCCGAGTTTTGGTAACACGTAGAGAAGCTATCCACTAAGATTGCATTTTAACTTTCTGTTTCTTTTGCAGTACATATTGATTGGTGCTTTGGGCCTGCTTGTTATTACTTCAAAAGAGTAGGTTCAGGTCACCTATGTGAAACCTCATGGTGGCTACTGGCGGAATCAGGGCTAAAATCATGTTGCATGTACGCACACTAACTGTAGGTGAGCAGATAGGTCAGGCCATCCATTTGTAAAACAAGTACTTgattaaatagaatatatttatttttgacacTATATTCGAACTTTCTAAGCATGCATGCAAGCAAAGATGATGCGGTTTAGTTTAAACCTGCTAAATTGATAGGTACTTGGAGAGATTAGATATATGATCTTCTTAGCTATAGTTTTCACAGCTATAATTTTCACGACACTCCAGCAAAGATACAAATCATCTACTCAAAAGTCGGGTGACAAGTCATCCACTCAAAAATCGGGTATTCACTTCATTCCTTGTTCCTGACTAATCATCCCTTATTTTGGtcactcaaacacaatacttatCCACTAAAAAGTGAGGATACTCAGTTCCTTCCTTGGACCAAAACTAATCATATCTACTTCCTTCTTTTCTTACACTCTCTCATTTTTCAACATTATTTCCTTGTAATAggttttgaatttaatataataataataataaaaaaaaaaacacaacaaaTGATAGTTGTTGGAGTTGTCATCCAATATTGATAGTTGTTGGAGTTGTCATTTAATACTGCCGAAACTTGCTAAGATGATGCCAGAGATGCACTCTAAAGTATGCTCACTCACACGAATGACATGCTGCATAACAGTGCATATGATTTAACTTGGAAGCAGATATGCAGCACTTGCGTTTAACTTGGAAGCAGATATGCAGCACTTGCGTAGCACCGAAACACGAAAATAGAAATGAATAAGATTCTGGCGGAGAAAGCTCCCAACAGGATATTGGGGTCGTTTgagcaaatttaaaaaaaaagtgatttcttacttaaaataaagaaacggattagaagtaaggaagtaaaaaataaataagttaataaagtatttggaaaataagcagaagcTCCGAGAGAGAAACTAactttctcagcttcttaaaagtttaAGAAAAGCAGAAGGCAGAAAACTAACTTTCTCAACAGTTTAAGAAAAGCAGAAGGCAGAAACAATTTCTGTTTCTTAAACAAACAGCCCCATAATATCTGGTCTCTCGAGGGATGAACATAGGAAAAGATAACCGgttctaattataattttgcCAAGGTTTTGTGAATTTAgatttcatataaaattttgaattggaTCAAATGTTATGTTTTGATATAAAAGAAAATTGagtttgaattttatttaaaatacacgATATTTAAGTATTACTATAAAATtaagaatttgaaatgatatCCCGAATCATGTCATTTCAATAAAATACATATTCACGTAGTAGTATTCTTGAAATATCAACGGATTACGGATTTATGATAGATGGTCAAATGACTCAAATGAGTGCGACATATATCTTAGCACATGATATGATATTCTTTATAAAAACACAATTTTTATTTAGACATTATCTTACCACATGATACGATGTTCATTATAAAAAAAcacaattttcattttaaaagtATTCAAAGTTGAAGTTGAGATAGGCTCGCATAGTCTTAAATGGGTTTCCATATTATGAAAGtttaaatattgtttataatcaactttttaattgttatatatatatatatatatatatatatatatatataatattttatctatttttttcattaaataattttttctgcTTAAACTAAtcattgaaatataaattaaatttttatttaaatatgaaataacttttttaattaaCATTTAGTCAAATTTGGACAATACCCAGAAGAAAGCATAAAATATAcggtaatatttattattattgtcatttatttttgatcaaaaaatcGTTGTATCTCTACCGTCGTTTATCATAGATATAAGTTTAAAaagatatatttgtattttaatatctAATCTAAAAAATTGAGTCATTTAGTAATATTAGACAATAAAGTTTGTCTAAAACTACATAAGATTTTGTTTCTGGTTTTCCAATTtccaaatataataatttaatttttttatctcaaATTTCCTGTACTAGTATtcgaatatataaaattttgaataaaatttaaattatttgtttaaaaccaaatatattatttaattaaatatattaacaagGTTCATTGTATTTACtaggaaataaaaataaaatcagtttATCGAATTAGAAATAGGGAAATAAATTTTAGGTCAGCCGTCCCCAAGAGTTAAACCTAAAAATACATACACAATCAGATAAACCACCTCCATAAACCCTCTTTTTGGTTCCGCCTCGTTTCTGAAATTGAAAGAGACGACATGGCTGAGCAAAGCAGCAGCAGCTTTGAGGTTGATCTCGGAAACTTAATGGCTTTTAACCCCCACTTTCAATTCTCATCCCCACCTTCcaggtatatatttatttatatatctatatatcttgTGTAGTGCTTAATTGAAAAGAATGTTGCTAATACTAGGATTTGTGCTTTTGGATGAGTTgggtttttgattttagcttTGTATCATAATCTTGTGCTAGTTTTTATCGCAAAGATTCaatctattttaattttctttgagACTTTATGTTTGTCAATCTATTGTAGAGGCCTTTAGGTGACAGTTTAAATATGGTTTTTGGCAAATTGGGCTATGGTCTTATGTGTTGAATTTGTTTCTAGGGAGGAGCTAGTGAGGGAGAGTATACAACAAGGGACCCAGTTAGTTCAAGCTATTGCAGATTCTCTTTTTAGTTTGACTTCAACCGAAGATCGAGATGGGCCTATTGTTAAGTTGCCTCCACCGACTACAAGATTGCCAAGAGAGAAGCCGGTATGTTGTTCTTTTTTGCTTCCACTATTATCACTTTTCTTGCTCGTAAATGTTAATATTTGTCTGCATATGCATAGTCATTTCTGGCTAGATGCGAAGAAGAGCAATGCCGCCCTAAACAATGCAACTGGTTACTGAATGATGATGTGCCAGTGGGTCGAATATAATTTAAAGCTCGGGAAGGTTAATAAATTAGACTAACAAAAGACATTTAAGTGTCCCAGTTTCCACGTGTGTTATCATTGGTGCTCATACTATCAGGTTGTATGAATGAATTTGTTAAATGTCCTATAAATGATGTATAGAGTTTGAATATCTGTATGAGATTCTATCTGCTTATCTTACTTTACAATGAACACTTTAATGGGTGCACTACTGTAAAGGTGAGAAATGGGTTATGCAATGTGATTTAGTTGGCTTTTGTATGTGAACTAATAATTGCTATAAGAGAGGGATAGAGATATTCATATCTGAACAACTAAAGACAAGGGATTGCACAAGTTCTGAAAAAATATACAGAAAGAAAGACATCTAATATATACTTCTGTGCTTTCATTTGAAATAAACAGATACTTGTAAGTTGTCATCTGTAATATGTCTCACACAAATGCTAATTGTTATGCTTAACCTGAACTCGCCTTATGTAATACAGCTTCCGAAGCCCAGACCTCCCACAAAATGGGAAGAGTTTGCCAAAAAGAAAGGTTAGCTAATTGAAATATTACCCTGAAATTTATTCTCAGTTCTGGTGGTCTGATATACCCCTTAGTCCCTTACCCCACTATACTACCTATGTTTTACGATTTTGTAACTTTGGATATTGTAGGCATCAAAAACTACAAGAAAGATAAGCAAGTGTTTGATGAACAAACTGGTACCTGGAAGCGCCGTTATGGATATGATCGTGTAAATGATGACAATGATGTTCCAATTATTGAAGCAAAGATGACTGATGGTATATAATACTACTCACAACTATTTTGTTTTTGtcttgtgtatgtatatgttactTTTTGGTAGTGTCTTTTAACTGAACCAGGAAAAAATTGATCGGAGATGGTATTTTCCACTTTTTGACCAGCCATGTCATCGTATGTTGTATTATAACCCTCCCTTGTGTTTAACTAAACAATCATACAGAGCCAGGACAGGATCCTTTTGCTAAGAGACGTTCGGAAAAGAAGCAACGTGTAGAAAAGCAAGAGAAAAATCGCTTACATAATTTAAAAGATGCAGCAAAAGTTGGTGCCCTGCCGAGGTTCATCCTTTTCACTATTATTCTTCTTCTGGTTTTTGTATATGATCTCCCCTTTGTTTTCCTTTAAGATGGCATCTTTCATGTTTGAGGGATTATATTTTGATAACTTCTGATGTGGCATTTGGTCTAATGCACGCATAATTGCTTGACTTTTTGCTGCCACAATATCTTTAGATGCAATTGAGTTCTGTACTTGTCTATTCAATTAAGTGCTCTGGGAAGCCCTCAGCTATTTCAATTGCATATAGGCTCCACCCAGGCCCCATCTAGGCTCACCTCGGGTGGTCCACTGTCGGGCCCGAGAAAATTTTTCCCATTCTCCTTAATtgcattttttttgtatttagtgtttattttagtggtttgtattggagtaggcATCACTgatttaatatttgataaataattataaactgaTTTATTACTTGTGCACTTTGGTTTAGCCATTAATCTTCATAATATCATTACCTGTCTAgaacattaaaatataaaatttctcaACTTAAGTGTACATTTAATATCCTTTCTTTTAAGTCCCTCTCTCTTCTGTTAGTGAACAATTACGTGCCTAatcttgtacatatatatatctgataACAGTTGTGCATACCATGTGATTTTGTATTCGGTAAATCAGTTGCGCacttaataaaaatgaaaactgTTCCTTGGTGGTCCATACACTCTGTTTTGACAGTAGATTCTAAAATTTGTTTCGTGGCATTGTTAGTATTTCCGGTTTAATTTAACTTCTCATTTGTCTTTTCTGTTAGCGTGCACTACATGCGTGGTCTTGTAtctgtttatgtattatatgtctGAAAATGAGTTTCTTGAGCATGCAAGCAACTGTTAGTGCTTGTTATTCGTGATATGTAACACCGAATCTAAATGAGGTTTCATATGCAGCCATGTCCAACTTGCTGCCACAGCATTGCCAATAACAGGAAGCCAAGCTGCCCCCAAAAAAGTTAGCAAGGATGAATTGGGGAATGTTGCTGGGATGGCAGCAACTGCAACCGCAAGTGGTGGTAAGTTTGACAAGAAATTGCCGGGGGAGAAACCACCAAAACATGATAAGAAGTATCGAAAGGTATCCATGTCCTGTAAATTCTTGGCCATCTTCATTTTTATGTATCTACCATGAATTTCTGATGCACATATTCTTGTTTTTTCTGGAATTTAGTTTTTACCGGTGGTGGAAGGATCAGGAATGGGATCGTTAGAAAGGCAACAAACTGATAAAATTCTGAACAAGTTATTGTCTGCGAATTCACACAATATACTTGATGTTGGCAAggtatttaatatgttaaacagATTTTCGAGGGGTCTGAACAGCATTGAACTTGTTGCATATTATTACCATAATAACTAATAATGTTATTTTCTTAATTAAGGCCGTCAACTTTTACAATGTTAAAAAAGACAAGAAGCGAAAAAGTCAAGGAAAGGATCACGGGAAGACCTCATCGACTTCGAGCAAACTGAACACCAAGAAAAGCCCTTACAAAAAAATGGCAAAGAAAGGAGGGTCATCATCTAAAGGGAAGTCAAAATGAAGTTGAGTATGTGGCGTCATGAAGTTTTTGTTTACAGTTGGAAGAGGATAAGCTTAATATATTGTATGATTTGTTTTTTAGTATATCTCCGTTGGAGATATGGGATGTTGTTACTTAATCATGTTGAAGAAGAAGAGCAAAGGCACATGTCa
Coding sequences:
- the LOC108220986 gene encoding uncharacterized protein LOC108220986 codes for the protein MGWIGEQVDSIKSIQFRQLLTQAITLGMIVTSALIIWKGLMCVTGSESPVVVVLSGSMEPGFKRGDILFLHMSKDPIRTGEIVVFNIDGREIPIVHRVIKVHERPDTGEVDILTKGDNNPGDDRLLYARGQQWLQRQHIMGRAVGFLPYVGWVTIIMTEKPIVKYILIGALGLLVITSKE
- the LOC108219862 gene encoding ribosome biogenesis regulatory protein homolog — encoded protein: MAEQSSSSFEVDLGNLMAFNPHFQFSSPPSREELVRESIQQGTQLVQAIADSLFSLTSTEDRDGPIVKLPPPTTRLPREKPLPKPRPPTKWEEFAKKKGIKNYKKDKQVFDEQTGTWKRRYGYDRVNDDNDVPIIEAKMTDEPGQDPFAKRRSEKKQRVEKQEKNRLHNLKDAAKVGALPSHVQLAATALPITGSQAAPKKVSKDELGNVAGMAATATASGGKFDKKLPGEKPPKHDKKYRKFLPVVEGSGMGSLERQQTDKILNKLLSANSHNILDVGKAVNFYNVKKDKKRKSQGKDHGKTSSTSSKLNTKKSPYKKMAKKGGSSSKGKSK